One window of the Verrucomicrobiales bacterium genome contains the following:
- a CDS encoding pseudouridine synthase — translation MVLAFHKPYGVLSAFTPDGSPHRTLAEFGFPRTVYPLGRLDADSEGLLLLSDEKELNHRLLNPKFQHRRTYWSQVDQWPTGEALHRLQSGVKLPDHQCLPCRAWVLEPQPKLPERVPPIRMRKNIPTCWVGLTLTEGKNRQVRRMTAAVGHPTLRLIRVQIGEIRLGDLAPGSWVTLNDADRQLIFVQS, via the coding sequence ATGGTGCTGGCGTTCCATAAGCCCTACGGAGTACTTTCGGCCTTCACCCCGGACGGCTCACCGCATCGAACCCTGGCTGAATTCGGCTTCCCTCGGACGGTGTATCCGCTGGGAAGATTGGATGCCGACTCCGAAGGTTTACTGCTCCTCAGCGACGAAAAGGAACTGAACCATCGCCTGCTCAACCCAAAGTTCCAGCATCGGCGAACCTATTGGTCCCAGGTAGACCAGTGGCCCACCGGGGAAGCCCTTCATCGGCTTCAGAGCGGCGTGAAGCTCCCGGATCATCAGTGCCTGCCCTGCCGCGCTTGGGTTCTAGAGCCACAACCCAAACTACCAGAACGGGTTCCACCCATCCGAATGCGCAAAAATATCCCCACCTGTTGGGTCGGACTGACGTTGACGGAGGGGAAAAACCGACAGGTACGCCGCATGACTGCCGCGGTCGGACATCCGACGCTCCGCTTGATCCGAGTTCAAATTGGAGAGATCCGCCTGGGGGATTTAGCCCCCGGGAGCTGGGTGACCCTCAACGATGCCGACCGCCAGCTGATCTTTGTGCAAAGTTAA
- a CDS encoding DUF885 domain-containing protein, giving the protein MNSSCSHFEGVLDRYFEEVLADQPVFATYSGLRSGEGRLGKTGEAFEMKQEKRRRRTLMALNEINPRDLSHEQHLDRLALRSQLLRECEDYQRGRQKLDPSAVDQLLNLLLHELQRGEDEPGRAAKNVRSILRLAPAYLAEAASLVTSPEPVWRRILDQTIQGAPSLFKAVKDFLGSHAPSRTDETLIDAASRACEGYHTSIFERKPAQNGSFSIGPECMSRRVRDQLGLDYTLGEIESLATAETERIGKLLQVACARFGPGKHADEIIADARAGWDPGPDLLKFYQRETRRVAEAFRSSKAVSFPRNETLEVRPVPEFMRHLYPTAAYSSPGPFAPKQRGIFWVNDLSLTKTTAAEQRAERQQHFGLSLTCAHEAYPGHHLQFITANQHPRRWRRLFAHAVFYEGWTLWCEQMMVDLKVDRSPWLRVQQLHDALWRAHRILVDLRLQTGRYSYEQGVKHLQKHLGFTSARASADVNWYTASPTVPMSYWLGRLENERLRQRLMMGRKWSLQRFNDWLLSFGTLPQAWIEKYGLD; this is encoded by the coding sequence ATGAATTCATCCTGCAGTCACTTTGAAGGGGTGTTGGATCGGTATTTCGAGGAAGTCCTCGCCGATCAACCTGTGTTTGCGACCTACTCCGGGCTGCGAAGCGGCGAAGGAAGGCTGGGGAAGACCGGCGAAGCCTTCGAGATGAAGCAAGAGAAACGCCGGCGCCGCACTCTGATGGCGCTGAATGAAATCAACCCCCGGGACCTTTCCCACGAGCAACACCTCGATCGCTTGGCCCTCCGCAGTCAACTGCTCCGCGAGTGTGAAGACTACCAGCGCGGACGCCAAAAGCTGGATCCGTCTGCCGTGGACCAATTGTTGAACTTGCTCCTGCATGAGCTGCAACGCGGAGAAGATGAACCCGGGCGGGCAGCAAAAAACGTACGCTCGATCCTGCGACTGGCCCCGGCCTACCTCGCGGAAGCCGCATCCCTGGTCACATCCCCAGAACCGGTGTGGCGAAGGATTCTGGATCAAACCATCCAAGGAGCCCCGTCCTTATTCAAGGCGGTCAAAGATTTTCTGGGCAGCCACGCTCCAAGCCGCACCGACGAGACCCTCATCGACGCGGCCAGCCGCGCCTGCGAAGGTTACCACACTTCGATTTTCGAGCGAAAACCTGCGCAAAATGGGTCCTTTAGCATCGGACCCGAATGCATGTCGCGACGGGTCAGGGACCAACTGGGCCTGGATTACACTCTGGGCGAGATCGAATCGCTCGCTACCGCCGAGACCGAACGCATCGGCAAGTTGCTCCAAGTGGCGTGCGCGCGTTTCGGTCCCGGAAAACACGCCGACGAGATCATTGCCGATGCCCGGGCGGGATGGGATCCTGGTCCGGACCTGCTGAAGTTTTACCAACGCGAGACCCGTCGCGTGGCCGAAGCTTTCCGATCTTCAAAAGCAGTGAGCTTTCCGCGCAACGAGACACTGGAGGTTCGTCCCGTGCCCGAGTTCATGCGGCATTTATATCCCACCGCGGCGTATTCCTCACCTGGACCATTCGCTCCAAAACAGCGCGGGATCTTCTGGGTCAACGACCTCAGCCTCACCAAAACCACGGCCGCTGAGCAGCGCGCCGAGCGACAGCAGCATTTCGGGCTGAGTCTTACCTGCGCCCATGAGGCCTATCCCGGCCATCACCTCCAGTTCATCACCGCCAATCAGCACCCCCGTCGCTGGCGACGCCTGTTCGCCCACGCGGTCTTTTACGAGGGTTGGACTCTATGGTGCGAGCAGATGATGGTGGACCTCAAGGTGGATCGCTCGCCCTGGCTGAGGGTGCAGCAACTGCACGATGCCCTCTGGCGAGCGCATCGAATTCTGGTGGATCTCCGCCTGCAGACCGGCCGCTACAGCTATGAGCAGGGGGTCAAGCACTTGCAAAAGCATCTGGGTTTCACTTCCGCGCGAGCGTCTGCCGACGTAAATTGGTACACTGCCTCCCCGACGGTGCCCATGAGCTACTGGTTGGGCCGGCTGGAGAATGAGCGACTTCGACAGCGCCTGATGATGGGACGGAAATGGAGCCTGCAGCGCTTTAATGATTGGCTGCTAAGTTTCGGTACTCTGCCTCAGGCCTGGATTGAGAAGTATGGCCTCGACTGA
- a CDS encoding alpha/beta fold hydrolase produces the protein MFGLSMMQAGVGLVALGFVAMNALAYRHARSMLRFSSAREKTGKPETLSVSQKLKVLLNGVDLPRPRTSVSAEALGPDARSVRIPVAESVQLGGWYRCQQRGGPLVIFLHGYASEKSGLLPEALAFLELGYSVLLVDFRGSGESSEAYTTIGLREAEDVVGAARFGREVLGHSRCILYGQSMGAAAVLCAIARHGLKVDGIIVESVFDRLSTTVKHRFEAMGLPTFPFAQLLLGWGSWQMGFNGFLHNPVDYARHVTCPALFLHGAADPRARIEEARAVFRAISGPRVMQEFPQLGHASSIEVFPEQWTRAVTAFLSTIPNL, from the coding sequence ATGTTTGGACTCTCAATGATGCAGGCTGGCGTTGGCCTAGTTGCTTTGGGTTTTGTGGCCATGAATGCGCTGGCCTATCGCCATGCGCGTTCCATGCTGCGGTTTTCCTCGGCCCGTGAAAAGACCGGCAAGCCGGAGACCCTCAGTGTTTCACAGAAGTTGAAAGTGCTGCTGAACGGGGTGGATCTGCCCAGGCCGCGAACCTCCGTGTCGGCGGAAGCCCTTGGTCCAGACGCTCGCTCGGTTCGTATTCCGGTGGCGGAATCGGTCCAGCTAGGCGGGTGGTACCGGTGCCAACAGCGTGGGGGCCCTTTGGTGATTTTTCTCCACGGCTACGCCTCCGAAAAAAGCGGACTGTTGCCGGAGGCCCTGGCGTTTTTGGAACTGGGATACTCGGTCTTACTGGTAGATTTCCGAGGATCGGGCGAATCCAGTGAGGCTTACACCACGATTGGGCTTCGTGAGGCGGAAGACGTAGTGGGAGCCGCGCGGTTTGGCCGCGAAGTGTTGGGCCACTCCCGGTGCATCCTCTACGGTCAATCCATGGGAGCGGCTGCGGTGTTGTGTGCCATCGCCCGGCATGGGTTGAAGGTCGACGGAATCATTGTGGAATCTGTGTTCGACCGGCTTTCCACCACCGTCAAGCACCGGTTCGAAGCCATGGGTCTTCCGACCTTCCCTTTCGCCCAGTTGCTGCTGGGCTGGGGAAGTTGGCAGATGGGCTTCAACGGGTTCTTGCACAACCCCGTCGATTACGCCCGTCACGTTACCTGTCCGGCCCTGTTCCTGCACGGGGCCGCCGATCCCCGGGCTCGTATCGAGGAAGCGCGCGCGGTCTTTCGGGCGATTTCAGGCCCTCGGGTCATGCAGGAATTTCCGCAGCTCGGACACGCTTCCTCCATTGAAGTTTTTCCCGAACAATGGACCCGTGCCGTTACCGCATTCCTGTCCACAATTCCGAATCTTTGA